The DNA window GTATATAATATAAGATTGTATGTGGTATCTGCCAAATTTTGCTGATTTCTAACAGAAAACAGCAACATTGTTAAAGATCTCAAGACAATGGTTACTCTTACAGCAAATCCCGATATTCCTCAGATTGCATAAAAACACGTGCATAAAGAATTTGCAAAAGTTTCAAGCAGTAGCCCTTCCCCGTTAGCTAAAATATCATGAAACATCCTCCCCattgctacttttttttttttaatataaacagcCATTCACTTCCTGCCTATAGATGCTGAAACACAATAACTGTATGTGAGAAACAAAGGATTGATGACATACTTGTTCATTAACaatcccttctctttttttttttttataacaaaagtAACATTTATTTCTGTGTTTtgaagccaaaaaaataaaattgaaaagctcTAACAACATGACTAATGGCATTGGTGATCCTCTAGACCAATCTGGATTTAATAGTGCAAAAAAAACGAAATATGAATTATAGCACAATAAATACAAAGCAAatagaaacccaaaaaaaattccatttgAGAACTCCCTGGTAAGTCAGAATTTGATAAAAGTAGAAATTTATGTACCACACTGTTAAACTGGATAGGCAAATTGACGGAACATAATGCAGGAAAGCTCTTCTTATTGACAAAGAGGACCAAATGTCCATTAAAAATGTCCATGTCTTGAAAGCTCATATCTTCACTTGGCAGGATGATATTCTGTAAGATAACATTACTATGTGAAATAATAGtgataaaaggaagaaaaaaaagaggagcaattcattatttgataattaaatgagCCTGACCTGCCAATCAGAAGATTGTATATCTGCAACTTGGCATTGAGCCAAATAATAATTTCCATCTGACCGGTCCTCACTTTCACTTAAAGGAGCATTTGTAAGAATATAAAACACACCATAGTGATGTTCCAAAAAATATCGCACTCCAGAAACACGCTCGCGTACTCTTTGTAAACCATCCAGCGGGTTGGTTGCATCTATCACATAAACCTGTAAAATACAGAATAGGAAGTAAGACTCAACATGTCAGATGCAGAGATGAAGATATCATTGGAAAGAAATGCAAAATGAACTAAGTAAATTCCTTCCTCGGATGAAGTTCTTGAATTTGAGTTCACAGTGATAAACTTGCCATCTTTTGTGCTTGTTATATCCACACAAAAACTTGAATTACTTTCTGTAAATACTGGGACATCATCTATCTCATCTGATCCTAGTTTTGTGAAGAGAAccctgaaaaaaaagaaattgtgagaaaaaaaaatccattccaTGAGAAAAAAAGGTTCCaggaaatattaaaataatttgccTGTAAGGTCGTTGATTCTCATCCGATACTGTGTAGAACAAAGTAGTACTATCTTGAGCCCATGCCAAACTAACAACCCCATCAACTTGTGATCGTGAAACAATATATCCATTGCTGAGGTCCTTAACTTGAAGTAAGAATTGTTCATTGCCAGTAATGTCAAGTGTGTATGCAAGAAACTTGTGATCTGGTGAAACCCGACATGTACCCACGTGCACATAACCTGCTATAGTAGACATATCGACATTAATCACTGATATGATGAAATGTAGAAGCTCTGTTATTAATCAATGCACAAATATTACTCTAACCCTAAgtaaatgttttgatttaccAACAAATTCAAAGATTTAGTCAGTTTGCACAGTAAATCCATGCATGCACGCACATATAGACAGGGTTAACAGTCTGATGTAAGCGTCATGTGGCCTGCACATTTGGGACGCATCCACATAAGCACATAATCAACAATGCCAAATTCTGTTTCACTTATTGACCTGTTTTATTAggatttttacaatttaaaagaTACATTTCCCTCGGCCttctaaacaaagaaaaaaaacagggaaGAAGAATGACCAAATGGAAGAGTTAACGATACATTTCCCTCTCTATAAAGCCATGATGGGATTAAGCTACACTGTCAAAATTTCCCCGGGAAAACGggggaagaaaaggaagagagaaaTATCCAACTCAaatgaaaggggaaaaaaagaagcttgCCGTGTTGTTCAGCAATTTGGTTCCAGTCAAGCAAAACTTGCTCCGTCCCAAAATGTCCCTTGGCATAATTGAGAAGTGTCTTTAACAAACCACTTTCCTCAGTTTCCAACCTTCTACATAGAACTGGGTATTCCTTCCCTTCAGGAATGTACTGGTAGTACAACCTGctcaaatggaaaaataaaattacagcaATTCACTCATTCACATAAAATTACAGGAAAGGTTCCCTCCAGatgaaataaaaacacaaatgtGATGAAATTAACAGCATATGAACCATACCACCtggacaaattaatttttatcccaTAAGAAACCAAATTCACATATTTTTAATGCAAGGTTATAAAGTTAGTCATAACAGTTAAAAGGATAGGTGCAAAAGGGAAAAACCAGTGACCCCAGCGCTCAGGAGGAGTTGAAATCTGAGTAGGTAATCGATTTTTCATTTCCTCAAGCAAAGTCCTCTGCAGGTTTTGAGTGTCATCCATGAAAGCTTGAGCATAAGAGTTTTCTCGGTTGAGATAATCAACAAAGTCAGGGTCTTTAGCGTTTCTCATCCAATGATAAGGATCTTGCCACGTTTTGGTATGAGCAGAGATATTGAAAGGTCGTTTCTTTGGCACAGGAGGGGATTGAGAAGGCAATGGGAAAGTGGAGGTGGTGCAGTGAGAAGAGAGAGGGGAAGAGGGTATGATGGGAATTAAGTGAGAAGTGAGGGGGAGAAAGGAGGTTTTGAGTGAGGGTTTTGAGACCAGAAGAGAAAGAAGCGCCATGGAGTTTGGAGATCCTGCTGTGGACAAACTTCGGGCATCCCTTTGTGAAATCAATGAAAAGCTTTTAATGGTATAGGGGGGAAACTAAGAGAATGAAGCCCATATACAAGACTGGAGGCTTTGGCCCATAAGGAAAACGGGTTCCCTGCGTAccaagtgaattaaaaaaaaaaaattgttgaaaacaTGGGATTGCAGCCTACGAGACTTGCAGCTTATTTAATgcagaaaataatattttttttccatgctcTGTCACGACTCACGAtcctttttcaaattttattttcattcaattacACTGTGTGTTTATAAGAAATGCAATGgttaaaatttgatagaaaaaaagtatttcttaaatgaaaattgaattttcttattcatctatttttttttacaataatatgtttttgtattagcAATTTAGTCTATTGGATAAAATATAGTgactcttaaaaaattattcttgtaaATTTTAGTTACTTGAATCaaggaggaaaaaatatatatttataataaagaaTCAATTTCCTTgctgcaaaaatatttttatataaaaaacattgttttttattaaaaaaaagaacttattAGGATCGTGGAAGAAATTTtcagcaataataaaaaaaacatatgaattgATCATTTTCACACACATGTAGTAATAAGAATAAgtctataaaaattatattaaactgtatagtaataaataaaaatatttatttattttttatttaatattaatgagtaaatatttttaaaaattatacatgttaGGTTAATGTATATTTAATCATAACgtgattattaatattatcataagagctcaactattttttaaaactatgtcaTGATTGGATagtaatttaaatatcattttagtaatttatttaaatgaacttatattctaaaattgattttttaaaaaaatttattattcaatattaaattataaattaaacttaTTTATTAAACTCGGGTCTAAGATTTAACGGGTTATAAGTTTCAGACACCAACACAGGTTCAAGAGGTCCACTCATGCTTGCTTCCCCCACCCCCcacccctcctttttttttcaagattatgttttttcaatttcactcttcaatatttatttaattggagatcaaactctgttatttttattttgttttgctttttatagaattttacattaatttaaaaaataacttaggttaccttgatttttttgatttgttgttttttgttgaatttacattaacaaattttaaaattgatatttttatttaatttcatcattcaatattagattgattgtagattaatttttttttttcagtttcattctTAAAGGTTGGAATTTTATAagattaagcttcataattttttttaatttcctttttatttgttcatctCGATTCTATTACTTACACTgcaagtttaacaagttaatttaagttatcttgagttttttttaaggatttattttaatttaatatttgctacattatatcttttaatatttgagtttagtaatattttaacatttgaGTTTCGTAATATTTTAACGTGATCCTGGTGCTGGAACTTCATTGTTATTTCTTAATTCTTGTTTAATGTTAGTTACTGGATTGAACAAGGGCTAAGTGTATATGTatactcatttaaaaaataaataagtcggggttttaaataactatttaagaaataaatggaTACGATAATGTTTTGGAATGGTTCCTGGCAAATCCTAATAAATTTCTCAATTATCAAATAACCAAAATGATCAAATTTTCCCATTTTTCATGTACTCCACCAAATTAAAACTACAAAACATACGGGCCCacacaaattgttttttgttttttacttcatTATAGGTGTGTGTGGATGTATAACAGAAGAGAGAGTAGCTTGGTCATTTTGGTTTTACTACATTAACAAAAAGTTAGCAATTCCCTAACATTTtatccataatttatttatgatttaattcATACCCGTTAATTTGCGAGTACACCAATAAGGGGTCCTTTCCCGTTCTCCATGGGAGCTGCGTTTTGCTCTCCACAATCTCTTGAATGGCCGTCACTCTAGTCTACAGCAAGTAGGTGACGCCTTCTGGTGTCAGCCATGAGATGAGAATGAAGAGGATTCCATGGAGCACGGATATTCTATTCCCTTGAATCACTATTGCGCAGCATTTAGCTGGAGCGCTTTTCCCGAGAAATAAAGGAATTTGCACAGGATAACACCCCGAATACTTCAATATGTTTCCAAATTGAACTGAAAATTCTTGAATCAACTGTTCCAAGAAATAGAGTATACAAGGCAAGTCAACTTCCCCCAATCTTTTAGACAAACAGGCATCGTAACTTACCATTGAAACAAATGAAAGAACACACAGGATCTATAGCAAGTACTAATTTCCCAGCTACTATGCACCTCTTCAGAACCATGATTTTGAATATTGAGATACACCAGTCAGTGTTGCTTATGTATTCCTTTTACCGGTCCTTTTCCATTCTTTACAGGAGCTTCCTCTCCCCATCCATAATCTCTTTAATTATCATCAAGCTAATCTGTAGTGCCTGTCGCCTTCTTCAAATGCTTCTCGTCTTCAACATCCTGCAATGTCCATCGTCATTTACCAAACAACCGTATAATTTTGTACAGGTGCTCATTCTTTCTGACCTAATCAAGTAATTTGCAGAGCAGGCATGCTAACTGGAATAAAAGGTGCGAGCTCAAAGAATGCCATGACAGGAAgagattacaaaaaaagaacTCATAAGATGAACTTACAGAATTGTCAATCTTGTCAAAATCATCATCGAAGCTCGCATCACCATCATCTGAAAGACagtaaataattgaaaaactgAAGGCAATGACAGAAGCAGAAGCGTTggagaagattaaaaaaactgaatgtCATTCTATTCATGGATCCTTTTTCTATGAATTATGTTAAGCAAACATTCCTTTCCACATTCCACTTGCACCCATGCATTCACAAATCATGTCAAACAGGATGGCAGAGAAAGCATTCACCAAGAAAGGATCAGCCATTGATTAAGCACCTCAAAGTGTACGGGACATACCAGCAATAACAAAGGGTTTAACAGCATGATTATGAAGTCATGTTTCTTAAAGAGTATAATAAGccactaatattaaaatttaaattcaaagagGTCCCCATGGATGTCTCTTTGACCTAAGAGGGTGTTTTAGGATTAAGATTCCAATATATGGCCCATTTCGCTTACGAGCACATTGATACATTCACGGGAAAACTCTCACAACCCATTGTACATTCACCATTGGTCCAAATAACTTACACAAATTAATAGAAAATCGGGGACCCTGATAGGAAAGTAGCCAGGGGAGCAGTGTGAATTCCAAAATGTAGACTCGGCTTGGTTTCTTCATCAAGACACCATGTCTACTGAAAAAGTATTCTATGTGTTGACTATCCTTCCATGCACGTTGTAAGCATCTCAAACAAGGTAGTTAACATAAAGAGTAGAGTGAATATGTTTTAAGTCACAATTGGAGTTAATGGTGTTGCAACCAACTTGTTCATAAACCTAAATGTTGAAAGAATGTACCTGGACCCCCATCGCTGTCTTCAAGATCTCCCAAAAGAAATGAGTCCAAGTCCTGCTCAACTGAGGATGTCTCAGTTTTCAGGTTCTTAGGCGTTGATTCTGATTTAGAAGAATTCTCCCCAACCACATAACTTTCCTTTGCCTTTTCATGCTGTATCTGCTCTTCTGCTTTGCGCTTAACCTCCTCCGTATACTGCTTCTCATACCTGAGTTTTAACCACGGAAAGCAAACACAGCAAAATAAGACCTATATTGTATTATTTTGTGAATCCCATGACCACCTCTGATAGACCTGCTAATTTGAacctaaaaattttagaaaatcaaaTGCAAATAACCACTCCAGTCTTCCTGTTCCACTGATTCATGGATGAAATAAGCAAGTGGTTTCAATTTCCATATAAAGCATCAAAACTGCTGTAACTTCACAGTTCACATTAAATGCTATCTAGATGCGGCAATTATCTTCCATGCATAGCACATGCACCTATGATTAAGCGGCTTAAATTTTTATCTCCTGATCTTCCTAGCTCAAAGAAATGTAGCTTAATAAATCTTACCGAGATGATCagtgtggatttttttttcaattcacatCTGACCATTAAGCATTCGTGATGGGAAACCCAAAAGCATAAACATCCTTTTTCAATCACTAATTAAACCAACAGGGAACtccaaaaagaagaataaatacATACGGCCCAACATGAGTGCTGACAAGAATGAAATAAATCCTCCAGAATCTCCCTTCTTTCATCACACGCGGACACAACTCATATCGCAACCTCGAAATTTGCTGTAAATACAGTTAAAACACACAGAATTATAATCTGATTTCAAacacagaaaaagaaaatccaacatctttaaattaaaatatgcaAAATTACCTTAACGGTGGTGAGAACAAGAGTAGCATGTCTCTCCTGCCATTCACTAAGATCCTTCCGTACATTTGACTCCGTTGTCTCCACGTCAGACGGCTCTCCTTCATCTACACcatcaaaatgaacaaaattgtAATCCGATGAgtacaattaacaaaaaaatcatatcacatTTTAAGAGATGTGAATTTACCTTCAACTGGAAAGTTCTGAAAAGTAATAGAAGTCAATCCTTTGACAAAATCTCTCAGATCATCAGTAACACCAAACTTCCGGAGCTCCGAATCGGAAACAACAGGGccggaagaggaggaggaggaagagaaggCATTGGTATTAACGATGGAGAGAGAGGACAGCTGAGGAGGGATGATATCGGAAATGGACTTGATTTGGATCTGATCGGCTTGTTTAAGAGCGGCGACTTTGAACTCGTCGGCTTTTTTGGAGGCTTCCAAGGCAAGTTCTTTGGATTTCTTGGCGGTTTCAGCGACTAAATCAGCGATCTTGTTGGAAGAAGTTGTTAGGGTTTGTGATTTCTTCGCTGCTTCTTCTGCGAATACCTTCGCTCTGTTCCATAAATCTTccatttttctgtgttttttgttgtgttatagactctcttttatttttctgtttttacgttttatgataaaaaatgcaTGTGGTATAGATAGTTTGTTAACCACTCTAAGGctgtgtttgattgcaggaaagtgcTTTTCTGATGTTTgacaaacaataagaaaaaagtcaaaggaaagtaaattcagtcaatgaaaaatgaattagtGTTAAcaaaggaaagtgaattcctttcttaaataaaggaaaacactttccgacagTGAGCAGAGGTGAAAAGCAACCATTTTTTCATGCCTTTTAttaactgttcatgttaattgcactgttcaatgaatagtgcaattaacatgaacagtgtattgcgTATATTGCTcactaaaaaatagtgaacagtgcagttctcttgcactggattttttttttttaagtgtgctgtttttttaatattaaaaaaaaatagtttagagtgaattttataccttaatattttatccaattttattacatgctaaaaatattattaaaaattatagtttttgtcggatgtatttcgtacgtaatggaattataaatagttttatgaaatagtaaaaaaaatttcacaagcttatttctctataatatgatatgatatatatagttatattttataaaataagctatgtatgaatatagaatataataaaaaaaaattcatcattatacattttagatttcatttttttttattgtaagtgattaaatattttatattaaatattatatatatatatatatatattagataaatttgaaaaaaaatttaattcattaataaattattttccagttcattttccataatacaaccaaacactggaaagtgttttccagtttgttttccataacactaccaaacatcagaaaatactttcccggaattcactttccaggaattcactttccccggaattcactttccaaaaggaattcactttcctgcaaacaaacggagcctaagattaaaaaaaaaactcaacgaCGTTTTACTGTCGTTGGTGCTCTATTTTCCGGATTCAGATTTCCTTTccaaaaactgtttttttttttaatcattattatttatcgAAGTAAACTCCcccttgatatcaaaaataatatttcagatatttttataaatgaataattataaacaaatcttttaaaatctcatcatgtttgtatttttttatatatactttacACGGAGTTGCCACttaattttctctaaaaaaatatttgattatttaccagattattattattttatattcaatgaTTAAAGAattctataatattaatattacaacTTTACTCACCAAATTGatattacaatttcataaaaaaaaaataaaaaaataaaaacaagcatCTGATCATTTATCAAAAACTTGCATGCAGGACGATACCACACTACAACTTCAAATACTTGCATGCACAACCATACTAATAATAcaattttatcatcaaattaaaacttaataattaataattaacatttcatcaCTTGCTTGTAAAACAATGCCGCACAAAACTTTCATTCTCGTTGCtctgcaaaattaaaaaaaaaaaaaaaaacaccacaagTTGCCATGGACTAGCTGGTTAAATAATTCAAACGAGTGAATTTGATTCCATTATTCCTTCCTCGTCTgcatttgttttgtgttttcctCGAAGTGGAATCCCTGTATGAACTAATTAATTCACTACATGGCATGCATCTCCCCATCTTATCTCTGTTTGGCTTTTCGttccaaataatatttcatcaaattttattttatttttttgctaaaattgaatgtggtttgtactttttagattattttgatatgttgatgttaaaagtaatttttaaaaaataaaaaaatatcaatgacatatatttcaatacaaaaaattatttgaaaaacaaccgttatGAAACTGTAAAACACGCGAGTAACCTTCCGTGTCAGAATAAATCGGATTCACGACATAAATCCATGACAGATCAGAAAGTTGTGGAGGTCGCGTAGCGACTGCAGTGTACGTGCCAGCAGAATTATAACAGGTGTCTTGCTACTAATACTGTCTCTGAGATTCAAGCAAAAAATTGCTGGTATATGGACTTTATCCTGTTTCTCTTTGCTATGATGTCAAATTAGAGAGACCCAATCACCTTAGGCATTCTCGTACatggactttgttttatttatttattttaagtttatatagATATCTGGATTAGTTAGCTAATATatcaatgaatattttttaaaattttaaagttaatggcgaaataaatttttaataactattaatattaaaaatttcaaaatttaaatttaaaactataaaataaataaatttttttaatttcaaacttttaCCATTAACCATCTATTATATGGGTGTACTTGGACTTTATTGCTAATATCTTTCAACTGTGTTGTTGTTTCACAAGGGTAGCTGGTCCCTGTTGCTCGTCTTCTCCATTgtgaaatttctttttgaaagaagCATCAAACCGAGCTCCTTTAGTACTgtgcttatttattttttatggatgaaAATGCAATCTTGTCATTATGACattctaaacattatttttaaggttACGGCAGAAGATGACGTGTATGTTTGGAatgccattttttaaaaaaaatacttttttattttttaaaattgtttcaatattttaatattaaaaatattttttaaaagataaaaaatatttcttaaaaaataactgctatTATGTCTACAAATACTCTTATTTGAACTAAGTTCCTTGATATCACGTGCTTTGAAGTCTGTACATCGGTTATATAGCATACAGATGAACATCAGATGCAAAATTATTTCACTCATGTACCTTTTAGCTACCAGTTCACTGAAATTCTTTGTGTGTGTGAATAATGAGACCGTTTGATGTTTTCACTCTTGAAAACAAGTTCTTTCGTTTTATGACGTGGTTCGACTGTAGAGGGTAAGACCTAGTTTGTTTTCATATGGGCCTTTC is part of the Populus alba chromosome 10, ASM523922v2, whole genome shotgun sequence genome and encodes:
- the LOC118046672 gene encoding uncharacterized protein, whose amino-acid sequence is MALLSLLVSKPSLKTSFLPLTSHLIPIIPSSPLSSHCTTSTFPLPSQSPPVPKKRPFNISAHTKTWQDPYHWMRNAKDPDFVDYLNRENSYAQAFMDDTQNLQRTLLEEMKNRLPTQISTPPERWGHWLYYQYIPEGKEYPVLCRRLETEESGLLKTLLNYAKGHFGTEQVLLDWNQIAEQHGYVHVGTCRVSPDHKFLAYTLDITGNEQFLLQVKDLSNGYIVSRSQVDGVVSLAWAQDSTTLFYTVSDENQRPYRVLFTKLGSDEIDDVPVFTESNSSFCVDITSTKDGKFITVNSNSRTSSEVYVIDATNPLDGLQRVRERVSGVRYFLEHHYGVFYILTNAPLSESEDRSDGNYYLAQCQVADIQSSDWQNIILPSEDMSFQDMDIFNGHLVLFVNKKSFPALCSVNLPIQFNSVNQLEIENLDPWFFPLPSSQCNIVPGSNHDFMNPVYRVVLSSPVMPGVVVDYNMSERVFSIVQQEKVRDIPGDCGSCSLAYELDTSEHLDPLNDKDKNNLNIELQRWKDFSGAYCCKTKEVISHDGVRVPLTILYSRKAWQRGQSPGLLEGYGAYGEVLDKSWCSDRLSLLDRGWVLAFADVRGGGGHSLWHKYGSGLNKCNSIYDFISCGNYLVSEGYVHRDRLGAIGFSAGGLLVGAAINMNPNLFRAAILKVPFLDACNTLLDPSLPLTLLDYEEFGNPQIQSQFESILSYSPYDNIPRDACLPSMLVTASFHDSRVGVWEAAKWVARTRDIACSHCSRSVILKTNMTGGHFGEGGCYSQCEETAYDYAFLMKTIGNVNGNK
- the LOC118046883 gene encoding uncharacterized protein, whose product is MEDLWNRAKVFAEEAAKKSQTLTTSSNKIADLVAETAKKSKELALEASKKADEFKVAALKQADQIQIKSISDIIPPQLSSLSIVNTNAFSSSSSSSGPVVSDSELRKFGVTDDLRDFVKGLTSITFQNFPVEDEGEPSDVETTESNVRKDLSEWQERHATLVLTTVKQISRLRYELCPRVMKEGRFWRIYFILVSTHVGPYEKQYTEEVKRKAEEQIQHEKAKESYVVGENSSKSESTPKNLKTETSSVEQDLDSFLLGDLEDSDGGPDDGDASFDDDFDKIDNSDVEDEKHLKKATGTTD